In a single window of the Streptomyces sp. CGMCC 4.7035 genome:
- a CDS encoding molybdopterin-dependent oxidoreductase produces MNPERPEERDAPEPADRETPEPEAGGTPIGRRVLLGTLGLGALGVLAAPTLQRGMEGFLGSVSGKDPTGLTGLLPNGGGFRYYSVTASVPHRNDTNYRLTVDGLVDHPKTYTLADLRALPQTRLVHDVQCVTGWRVPKTPFEGVRLSTLLDAAGVRSSAGAVRFTCFDGAYTESLTLHQARRADVLVALRMQDKPLTHDHGGPVRLYVAPMYFYKSAKWLSGITVTQDVRPGYWEDRGYDVDAWVGRSNGRDDAPTS; encoded by the coding sequence GTGAACCCTGAACGACCCGAAGAGCGGGACGCCCCGGAGCCCGCCGACCGGGAGACGCCGGAACCCGAGGCGGGCGGTACCCCGATCGGCCGCCGGGTCCTGCTGGGCACCCTGGGCCTCGGCGCGCTCGGCGTCCTTGCCGCGCCCACGCTCCAGCGCGGCATGGAGGGCTTCCTGGGCAGCGTCTCCGGCAAGGACCCGACGGGACTGACCGGCCTGCTGCCCAACGGCGGCGGCTTCCGCTACTACTCGGTGACAGCGTCCGTCCCGCACAGGAACGACACGAACTACCGCCTCACGGTCGACGGCCTGGTCGACCACCCGAAGACCTACACGCTCGCCGACCTGCGCGCCCTGCCGCAGACCCGGCTGGTGCACGACGTCCAGTGCGTCACCGGCTGGCGGGTGCCGAAGACGCCGTTCGAAGGGGTACGGCTGTCCACGCTGCTGGACGCGGCGGGCGTCCGTTCCTCGGCCGGCGCCGTGCGCTTCACCTGCTTCGACGGGGCGTACACCGAGAGCCTCACCCTCCACCAGGCACGCCGCGCCGACGTCCTGGTCGCCCTGAGGATGCAGGACAAGCCGCTGACTCACGACCACGGCGGCCCGGTCCGCCTCTACGTCGCCCCCATGTACTTCTACAAGTCCGCCAAGTGGCTCTCCGGCATCACCGTCACCCAGGACGTGCGCCCCGGCTACTGGGAGGACCGCGGCTACGACGTCGACGCATGGGTCGGCCGGTCGAACGGGCGGGACGATGCCCCCACGAGCTGA
- a CDS encoding NUDIX hydrolase, whose translation MSAADELLDIVDENDRVIGQSPRGEAYARGLRHRCVFIQARDAEGRVFVHRRTPTKLVFPSLYDMFVGGVVGAGETYDDAALREAEEELGVSGLPRPEPLFKFLYDDGAGRTWWSSVYQVRCDLPVSPQVEEVAWHDFLPEDEVERRLSDWEWVPDGLDAYERLKTHRRSTG comes from the coding sequence ATGAGTGCCGCTGACGAACTCCTCGACATCGTGGACGAGAACGACAGGGTCATCGGGCAGTCGCCGCGCGGTGAGGCGTATGCGCGCGGGCTGCGCCACCGGTGCGTGTTCATCCAGGCACGAGACGCCGAGGGCCGTGTCTTCGTCCACCGCCGCACCCCGACCAAGCTGGTCTTCCCCTCCCTGTACGACATGTTCGTCGGCGGGGTCGTCGGCGCGGGCGAGACGTACGACGACGCCGCCCTGCGGGAGGCCGAGGAGGAACTCGGCGTCAGCGGGCTGCCCCGGCCCGAGCCGCTGTTCAAGTTCCTGTACGACGACGGCGCCGGCCGGACCTGGTGGTCCTCGGTCTACCAGGTCCGCTGCGACCTGCCCGTCTCCCCGCAGGTCGAGGAGGTCGCCTGGCACGACTTCCTGCCGGAGGACGAGGTGGAGCGCCGGCTGTCCGACTGGGAGTGGGTCCCGGACGGTCTCGACGCGTACGAGCGGCTCAAGACGCACCGCCGGTCCACGGGCTGA
- a CDS encoding YidH family protein — MIEFARNVRLWFAPQEIRREGGTPDYRFSLANERTFLAWLRTALALIGGGFAVDQFLPDLRWAWRVGLALALLAAGVLCSLRAVNHWVRCERAMRRGEDLPVSRFPALLGVAVAVVAVAMVVVVLVGWEG; from the coding sequence GTGATCGAATTCGCACGGAACGTCCGGCTCTGGTTCGCGCCCCAGGAGATCCGGCGGGAAGGCGGCACCCCCGACTACCGGTTCTCGCTGGCCAACGAGCGCACCTTCCTGGCCTGGCTGCGCACCGCGCTCGCGCTGATCGGCGGCGGCTTCGCCGTGGACCAGTTCCTGCCGGACCTGCGCTGGGCCTGGCGCGTCGGACTCGCCCTCGCGTTGCTGGCCGCCGGTGTGCTGTGCTCGCTGCGCGCCGTCAACCACTGGGTGCGCTGCGAGCGGGCGATGCGGCGCGGCGAGGACCTTCCGGTGTCCCGCTTCCCGGCACTGCTGGGCGTCGCCGTCGCCGTGGTCGCGGTCGCCATGGTCGTGGTCGTCCTCGTCGGCTGGGAAGGATGA
- a CDS encoding FAD-binding dehydrogenase: MAYDADVIVIGAGLAGLTATAELVDAGRKVILLDQEPEQSMGGQAFWSFGGLFFVDSPEQRRLRIRDSHALALQDWMGTAAFDRPEDHWPRKWAEAYVDFAAGEKRAWLHGQGVRFFPVVGWAERGGYDANGHGNSVPRFHITWGTGPGVIEPFVRRVRAGVARGLVQLKFRHRVTGLSRSAGAVDTVTGEVLEPSDAPRGKASSRTVTGAFEFKAQAVIITSGGIGGNHDLVRANWPQRLGSPPERMVSGVPAHVDGKMLGIAEEAGARLINRDRMWHYTEGLQNWNPIWENHGIRILPGPSSLWLDARGRRLPVPLFPGFDTLGTLEHIMRTGYEYTWFVLDQKIIGKEFALSGSEQNPDLTGKSVRDVIGRARAEVPGPVKAFMDNGVDFVVEKDLGALVRGMNALTKEPLIDEAELRREIVARDREILNPFTKDLQVTAIRGARRFLGDRLIRTAAPHRILDPKAGPLIAVRLNILTRKTLGGLETDLSSRVLAEGGDPLAGVYAAGEAAGFGGGGVHGYRSLEGTFLGGCLFSGRTAGRAAAKAVG, encoded by the coding sequence ATGGCCTACGACGCTGATGTCATCGTGATCGGGGCAGGCCTCGCCGGGCTCACGGCGACCGCGGAACTGGTGGACGCCGGACGGAAGGTGATCCTCCTCGACCAGGAGCCGGAGCAGTCGATGGGCGGCCAGGCCTTCTGGTCCTTCGGCGGTCTCTTCTTCGTGGACTCGCCGGAGCAGCGCCGCCTGCGGATCAGGGACAGTCACGCGCTCGCCCTCCAGGACTGGATGGGCACGGCCGCCTTCGACCGTCCGGAGGACCACTGGCCGCGCAAGTGGGCGGAGGCGTACGTCGACTTCGCGGCGGGTGAGAAGCGGGCCTGGCTGCACGGGCAGGGAGTGCGCTTCTTCCCGGTGGTCGGCTGGGCCGAACGTGGTGGCTACGACGCCAACGGTCACGGCAACTCCGTTCCCCGCTTCCACATCACCTGGGGGACCGGCCCCGGGGTGATCGAGCCGTTCGTGCGGCGGGTGCGTGCCGGGGTGGCGCGCGGTCTCGTCCAGCTGAAGTTCCGCCACCGCGTCACGGGACTGTCGCGCAGCGCGGGTGCCGTCGACACCGTCACCGGCGAGGTCCTGGAGCCGTCGGACGCGCCGCGGGGCAAGGCCAGCAGTCGCACGGTGACCGGTGCCTTCGAGTTCAAGGCCCAGGCGGTGATCATCACGTCGGGCGGCATCGGCGGCAATCACGACCTGGTGCGCGCCAACTGGCCGCAGCGCCTCGGCAGCCCGCCGGAGCGGATGGTCTCCGGCGTGCCCGCGCATGTCGACGGCAAGATGCTCGGCATAGCCGAGGAGGCGGGCGCCCGACTGATCAACCGCGACCGCATGTGGCACTACACGGAGGGTCTCCAGAACTGGAACCCGATCTGGGAGAACCACGGCATCCGCATCCTGCCGGGTCCCTCCTCCCTCTGGCTCGACGCCCGCGGCCGGCGGCTGCCCGTCCCGCTCTTCCCCGGCTTCGACACCCTCGGCACGCTCGAACACATCATGAGGACCGGGTACGAGTACACCTGGTTCGTGCTCGACCAGAAGATCATCGGCAAGGAGTTCGCACTCTCGGGCTCCGAGCAGAACCCCGACCTCACCGGCAAGTCGGTCAGGGACGTGATCGGGCGGGCGCGGGCGGAGGTGCCCGGACCGGTCAAGGCGTTCATGGACAACGGCGTCGACTTCGTCGTCGAGAAGGACCTGGGCGCGCTGGTGCGCGGGATGAACGCGCTCACCAAGGAGCCGCTCATCGACGAGGCCGAACTGCGCCGCGAGATCGTCGCGCGCGACCGGGAGATCCTGAACCCCTTCACCAAGGACCTCCAGGTCACGGCGATCCGCGGGGCCCGCAGGTTCCTCGGCGACCGGCTGATCCGCACCGCCGCCCCGCACCGCATCCTCGACCCCAAGGCCGGCCCGCTGATCGCGGTGCGCCTGAACATCCTCACGCGCAAGACGCTCGGCGGTCTGGAGACCGACCTCTCCTCCCGGGTGCTGGCCGAGGGCGGCGACCCGCTGGCGGGCGTGTACGCGGCCGGGGAGGCGGCGGGCTTCGGTGGCGGCGGCGTCCACGGCTACCGCTCCCTGGAGGGCACGTTCCTCGGCGGCTGCCTGTTCTCGGGACGCACGGCCGGGCGGGCGGCGGCGAAGGCGGTCGGATAG
- a CDS encoding phosphotransferase family protein, whose translation MTPDHPPGLDLDRLRGLLDAERPGLVSGPLTGRLIEGGRSNLTYAVSDGAAKWVVRRPPLGHVLATAHDMKREHRVISALHPTAVPVPRPVLLCEDESVLGAPFYVMDFVEGTPYRTAEQLAPLGPRRTRDAVLGLVDTLVELHAVEPGEVGLADFGRPEGFLDRQLRRWGKQLDASRNRELPGIDELHAALGRELPASPAPTVIHGDYRLDNVLLGDDDKITAILDWEMSTLGDPLTDLGLLVMYSVPLGLPDSPVSTTATAAGHPAPAEIVERYATRSGRDVAAVSWYSAFAWFKLAVILEGIHYRYTLGQTVGAGFDRIGELVPVFIEHGLTTLQEG comes from the coding sequence ATGACCCCAGACCACCCGCCGGGTCTCGATCTCGACCGGCTGCGCGGCCTGCTCGACGCCGAGCGGCCCGGCCTGGTGAGCGGCCCCCTGACCGGCCGGCTGATCGAGGGCGGGCGGTCGAACCTCACCTACGCGGTCTCGGACGGCGCGGCCAAGTGGGTCGTACGGCGTCCCCCGCTGGGGCATGTCCTGGCCACCGCGCACGACATGAAGCGCGAGCACCGGGTGATCAGCGCGCTGCACCCGACGGCCGTTCCGGTGCCGCGTCCGGTGCTGCTGTGCGAGGACGAGTCGGTCCTGGGCGCCCCCTTCTACGTGATGGACTTCGTCGAGGGCACCCCCTACCGCACCGCGGAACAGCTCGCCCCGCTCGGCCCGCGGCGCACCCGGGACGCGGTCCTCGGGCTGGTCGACACCCTGGTGGAGCTGCACGCGGTGGAGCCGGGCGAGGTGGGTCTCGCGGACTTCGGCCGCCCGGAGGGCTTCCTGGACCGGCAGCTGCGCCGCTGGGGCAAGCAGCTGGACGCGTCCCGCAACCGCGAACTGCCCGGCATCGACGAGCTTCACGCCGCGCTCGGGCGCGAGCTGCCCGCCTCCCCCGCGCCGACCGTGATCCACGGCGACTACCGCCTGGACAACGTCCTCCTCGGTGACGACGACAAGATCACCGCCATTCTCGACTGGGAGATGTCCACGCTCGGCGACCCGCTCACCGACCTCGGTCTGCTGGTGATGTACAGCGTGCCGCTCGGGCTGCCCGACTCCCCGGTCTCCACCACCGCCACGGCCGCCGGGCATCCGGCCCCCGCCGAGATCGTCGAGCGGTACGCCACGCGCTCGGGGCGTGACGTCGCCGCCGTCTCCTGGTACTCGGCGTTCGCCTGGTTCAAGCTCGCCGTGATCCTGGAGGGCATCCACTACCGCTACACCCTGGGCCAGACGGTCGGCGCGGGCTTCGACCGCATCGGCGAGCTGGTGCCCGTCTTCATCGAGCACGGCCTGACCACCCTTCAGGAAGGCTGA
- a CDS encoding DUF202 domain-containing protein yields the protein MSGPARDRDPGLQPERTRLAWRRTTLSSTVAAVLAVKTALHGNTAAGYVVASLCCLLWLGFLALAHRRIHALATADAGRPPALTPRHAAAATLATAALAVCAAALVF from the coding sequence ATGAGCGGCCCGGCCCGGGACCGCGACCCGGGGCTCCAGCCCGAGCGGACCCGGCTCGCGTGGCGGCGTACGACCCTTTCGAGCACCGTGGCCGCGGTGCTCGCCGTGAAGACGGCGCTGCACGGGAACACGGCGGCCGGCTATGTCGTCGCCTCCCTGTGCTGCCTGCTCTGGCTCGGCTTCCTGGCCCTCGCCCACCGGCGCATCCACGCCCTGGCGACCGCGGACGCCGGCCGGCCGCCCGCCCTCACCCCCCGCCACGCCGCCGCCGCGACCCTCGCCACGGCGGCCCTCGCGGTCTGCGCGGCCGCACTGGTGTTCTGA
- a CDS encoding gluconokinase, which yields MSTPHVVVVMGVAGTGKTTIGPLLAARLGVPYAEGDDFHPQANIAKMSAGTPLTDEDRWPWLDAIGAWAHGRAGLGGVVSSSALKRAYRDRLRAAAPGVVFVHLTGDRSLIEDRMAHRQGHFMPTALLDSQFATLQPLEPDEAGVAVDVSGSPEEITARAMDALSALERSSASR from the coding sequence ATGAGTACCCCCCACGTCGTCGTGGTGATGGGCGTCGCGGGCACCGGGAAGACCACGATCGGTCCCCTGCTTGCGGCCCGGCTCGGCGTTCCGTACGCCGAGGGCGACGACTTCCACCCCCAGGCCAACATCGCCAAGATGTCGGCCGGCACCCCGCTCACCGACGAGGACCGTTGGCCCTGGCTGGACGCCATCGGCGCCTGGGCGCACGGGCGGGCGGGGCTCGGCGGGGTGGTCAGCAGCTCGGCGCTGAAGCGGGCGTACCGCGACCGGCTGCGGGCCGCGGCTCCCGGCGTCGTCTTCGTGCATCTGACGGGCGACCGCTCGCTCATCGAGGACCGGATGGCGCACCGGCAGGGGCACTTCATGCCCACCGCGCTGCTGGACTCCCAGTTCGCCACGCTCCAGCCGCTGGAGCCGGACGAGGCGGGGGTCGCGGTGGATGTCTCGGGCAGCCCCGAGGAGATCACCGCCCGCGCCATGGACGCCCTGAGCGCCCTCGAACGGTCCTCCGCCTCGCGGTAG
- a CDS encoding SDR family oxidoreductase → MSHPLFDISGRTALVTGSSRGIGLALARGLLEAGCTVVLNGRDADRLTKAAEELSGNGNANANGDVHTAAFDVTDGPSVAVGIADVEERVGPLDILVNNAGMQLRAPLLEFTDTDWHRILDTNLTSAFLVGREAARRMTERGHGKIINICSLQSEVVRPGIAPYAATKGALKMLTKGMCADWGPHGVQVNGLGPGYIETELTRPLVEDEEFSAWVRRRTPAGRWGRTEDLVGGVLFLASPAADFVGGQVLYVDGGMTSVL, encoded by the coding sequence ATGAGTCACCCTCTCTTCGACATCAGCGGCCGCACGGCGCTGGTGACCGGCTCCAGCCGCGGCATCGGGCTCGCGCTCGCCCGCGGTCTGCTGGAGGCCGGCTGCACGGTGGTCCTCAACGGACGCGACGCCGACCGGCTCACGAAGGCGGCGGAGGAACTGTCCGGGAACGGGAACGCGAACGCGAACGGGGACGTGCACACGGCCGCGTTCGACGTGACCGACGGTCCCTCGGTCGCCGTCGGCATCGCTGATGTCGAGGAGCGGGTGGGCCCACTGGACATCCTGGTCAACAACGCGGGCATGCAACTGCGCGCCCCGCTCCTGGAGTTCACGGACACGGACTGGCACCGAATCCTGGACACCAACTTGACCAGCGCGTTCCTGGTCGGCCGTGAGGCGGCGCGGCGGATGACCGAGCGCGGCCACGGGAAGATCATCAACATCTGCTCGCTGCAGAGCGAGGTGGTCCGCCCCGGCATCGCGCCGTACGCGGCGACCAAGGGCGCGCTGAAGATGCTCACCAAGGGCATGTGCGCGGACTGGGGCCCGCACGGCGTGCAGGTCAACGGGCTCGGCCCCGGCTACATCGAGACCGAGCTCACCCGGCCGCTCGTCGAGGACGAGGAGTTCAGCGCCTGGGTGCGGCGACGCACCCCGGCGGGGCGCTGGGGGCGTACCGAGGACCTGGTGGGCGGGGTGCTGTTCCTCGCCTCCCCCGCGGCGGACTTCGTCGGCGGGCAGGTGCTGTACGTCGACGGCGGCATGACCAGCGTTCTGTAG
- a CDS encoding cytochrome b/b6 domain-containing protein produces the protein MPPRADTEHPVSAPARVRRFTRAERWVHRTTAVLMGVCVVTAACLYIPTFAELVGRRELVVRIHEWAGLLLPVPVLAGLASRAFRADLGHLNRWGPHDRTWLRAALRRDHRRASRPAGKFNAGQKTYAAWIAGATLVMLGTGLLMWFTHLTPLMWRTSATFVHDWLALTIGVVLAGHIGMALGDPEARRGLRTGLVRREWAEREHPLWRP, from the coding sequence ATGCCCCCACGAGCTGACACCGAGCACCCCGTCTCCGCCCCGGCCCGGGTGCGCCGCTTCACGCGCGCGGAGCGCTGGGTCCATCGCACGACGGCCGTGCTGATGGGTGTGTGCGTGGTCACCGCGGCCTGCCTGTACATTCCCACGTTCGCGGAACTGGTGGGCCGCCGCGAACTGGTGGTGAGGATCCACGAGTGGGCGGGCCTCCTGCTCCCGGTCCCGGTTCTGGCGGGCCTGGCCTCCCGGGCCTTCCGCGCGGACCTGGGCCATCTCAACCGCTGGGGGCCGCACGACCGGACCTGGCTGCGTGCGGCCCTGCGCCGCGACCACCGACGGGCGTCCCGGCCCGCGGGCAAGTTCAACGCGGGCCAGAAGACGTACGCGGCCTGGATCGCGGGCGCCACGCTGGTGATGCTCGGCACGGGGCTGCTGATGTGGTTCACCCACCTCACCCCGCTGATGTGGCGCACCTCGGCGACCTTCGTCCACGACTGGCTCGCCCTGACGATCGGCGTGGTCCTCGCCGGCCACATCGGCATGGCCCTCGGCGACCCGGAGGCCCGGCGGGGACTGCGGACCGGACTGGTCCGCCGCGAGTGGGCGGAGCGGGAGCATCCGCTGTGGCGGCCGTAG
- a CDS encoding DMT family transporter codes for MSVLVLALAVSAAFCLGTGFVLQQHAAQQAPLSDFLSPRLLLDLMKMPRWLGGIGLMVAGMILSAIALSQGELSLVEPLVATNLLFAMAESRRVTKQPLGRQGWGGLALLAGGVTAFIVAAQPKGGVAVTDPLRHWLIIGVMVGVALLLTTYAKKSRLIIGPVLLGLAAGLLYGVQDALTRVSGQRLTEGGWTEFITGWQPYGVLVLGVTGLLLVQSAFETAPLRMSLPALTAAQPLAGIICGVGFLGDRLRTDVGALAWQAAGLAAIVLGIVLLGLHPAMPRGSATPEREKNLQPG; via the coding sequence GTGTCGGTACTGGTTCTGGCTCTCGCCGTGAGCGCGGCCTTCTGCCTGGGCACCGGGTTTGTGCTGCAACAACACGCCGCCCAGCAGGCTCCGCTGAGTGACTTCCTCTCCCCCCGGCTGCTGCTGGACCTGATGAAGATGCCGCGCTGGCTCGGCGGCATCGGCCTGATGGTGGCCGGCATGATCCTCAGCGCGATAGCGCTGTCCCAGGGCGAGCTCTCGCTGGTGGAGCCGCTGGTCGCCACGAACCTGCTGTTCGCGATGGCCGAGTCGCGCCGGGTGACCAAGCAGCCGCTGGGTCGCCAGGGCTGGGGCGGGCTCGCGCTGCTCGCCGGCGGCGTCACGGCGTTCATCGTGGCGGCTCAGCCCAAGGGGGGTGTCGCCGTCACCGATCCCCTACGGCACTGGCTGATCATCGGGGTGATGGTCGGTGTCGCGCTGTTGCTGACGACGTATGCGAAGAAGTCCCGGCTGATCATCGGGCCGGTGCTGCTGGGGCTTGCGGCGGGGCTGCTGTACGGCGTGCAGGACGCGCTCACCCGGGTCAGCGGTCAGCGGCTCACGGAGGGCGGTTGGACGGAGTTCATCACGGGCTGGCAGCCGTACGGCGTGCTGGTGCTCGGCGTGACGGGCCTTCTCCTGGTGCAGAGCGCGTTCGAGACGGCTCCGCTGCGGATGTCCCTGCCCGCGCTCACCGCGGCGCAGCCACTGGCGGGGATCATCTGCGGGGTGGGCTTCCTCGGCGACCGGCTGCGCACCGACGTGGGCGCACTGGCCTGGCAGGCGGCGGGCCTGGCGGCGATCGTCCTCGGCATCGTGCTGCTCGGACTGCACCCGGCGATGCCACGGGGGTCGGCGACACCGGAGCGGGAGAAGAACCTGCAACCGGGCTGA
- a CDS encoding L-idonate 5-dehydrogenase: MLGCVIHGQGDLRVDELPVPEPGPGQALVAVRYGGVCGSDLHYWRHGGVGDFRLKEPMVLGHEVVGSVVGYGDGASGPAAGTAVAVHPATPCGVCPECADGRRNVCRDTRYLGSAARFPHVQGGFAAHIVVPAEQLRPLPAGLEPRRAALAEPLSVALHAVRRAGDSVAGRHVLVTGAGPIGCLVVAAAKAAGAASVTVTDLLPQALRFAAAAGADTLVRADDPDDPGWPAEVDVAVEASGVAAGLDTCLRLVRRGGVVVQLGMLPPGQSPFAGNLLVSREIELRGAFRFDTEFDEALELLAVEPAFDALVSAVVPVREAESAFALAADRSRSCKVLLDFGA; encoded by the coding sequence ATGCTGGGTTGTGTGATCCACGGCCAGGGAGACCTGCGGGTCGACGAGTTGCCGGTCCCCGAGCCCGGTCCCGGGCAGGCACTGGTCGCCGTCCGCTACGGCGGGGTGTGCGGCTCGGACCTGCACTACTGGCGGCACGGCGGGGTCGGGGACTTCCGGCTGAAGGAGCCGATGGTGCTCGGGCACGAGGTGGTGGGGTCGGTCGTCGGCTACGGCGACGGTGCGTCGGGCCCGGCTGCCGGTACGGCGGTCGCCGTGCACCCGGCCACTCCGTGCGGGGTGTGCCCGGAGTGCGCGGACGGGCGGCGGAACGTCTGCCGCGACACGCGCTATCTGGGCAGCGCGGCCCGGTTCCCGCATGTCCAGGGCGGCTTCGCGGCGCACATCGTCGTACCGGCGGAGCAGTTGCGGCCGCTCCCGGCCGGTCTCGAACCGCGCCGGGCGGCGCTCGCCGAGCCGCTGTCGGTGGCACTGCACGCGGTACGGAGGGCCGGCGACTCGGTGGCCGGGCGGCATGTGCTGGTGACCGGCGCGGGGCCGATCGGCTGTCTGGTGGTGGCGGCCGCGAAGGCGGCGGGCGCGGCTTCGGTGACGGTCACGGACCTCCTGCCGCAGGCGCTACGGTTCGCCGCGGCGGCGGGCGCCGACACTCTCGTACGGGCGGACGACCCGGACGACCCCGGGTGGCCCGCCGAGGTCGACGTGGCCGTCGAGGCGTCCGGGGTCGCCGCCGGGCTCGACACCTGTCTGCGGCTGGTGCGGCGCGGCGGGGTGGTGGTCCAGCTCGGCATGCTGCCGCCGGGACAGAGCCCCTTCGCCGGGAACCTGCTGGTGAGCCGGGAGATCGAGCTGCGCGGGGCGTTCCGCTTCGACACGGAGTTCGACGAGGCGCTGGAACTGCTCGCTGTCGAGCCGGCGTTCGACGCGCTGGTCAGCGCGGTGGTGCCGGTCCGGGAGGCGGAGTCGGCGTTCGCCCTGGCGGCGGACCGGAGCCGATCCTGCAAGGTGCTGCTGGACTTCGGCGCCTGA
- a CDS encoding GntT/GntP/DsdX family permease, with amino-acid sequence MTRLSVEILAAAAPVEPITSAGHAQLGIAVLAGIAVIVLLITKFKLHAFLALTIGSLALGAFAGAPLDKAIVSFTTGLGTTVAGVGVLIALGAILGKLLADSGGADQIVDTILAKAGGRSMPWAMVLIASVIGLPLFFEVGIVLLIPVVLMVAKRGNYSLMRIGVPALAGLSVMHGLVPPHPGPLVAIDAVKANLGVTLALGVLVAIPTVIIAGPVFSKVAARWVDVPVPERMIPARPSEELEKRPGFGATLATVLLPVVLMLSKALVDIIVDDPTKMVQRVFDVIGSPLIALLSAVIVGIFTLGRPAGFSKERISQTVEKGLAPIAAILLIVGAGGGFKQTLIDSGVGQMILEISKDWSIPALLLAWLIAVAIRLATGSATVATISAAGLVAPLAADMSTTHAALLVLAIGAGSLFFSHVNDAGFWLVKEYFGLSVGQTLKTWSVMETIISVVAGSLVLLLSLVI; translated from the coding sequence GTGACCAGACTCAGCGTCGAGATACTGGCAGCGGCGGCCCCCGTCGAGCCGATCACGTCGGCGGGCCACGCTCAACTGGGCATCGCGGTACTGGCGGGCATCGCCGTCATCGTGCTGCTCATCACCAAGTTCAAGCTCCACGCCTTCCTGGCGCTGACCATCGGCTCGCTCGCGCTCGGCGCGTTCGCCGGGGCGCCGCTCGACAAGGCGATCGTCAGTTTCACCACCGGGCTCGGCACGACCGTCGCCGGTGTGGGCGTCCTGATCGCCCTGGGCGCGATCCTCGGCAAGCTGCTCGCCGACTCCGGTGGCGCGGACCAGATCGTCGACACGATCCTCGCCAAGGCGGGCGGCCGTTCGATGCCGTGGGCGATGGTGCTGATCGCCTCGGTGATCGGTCTGCCGCTGTTCTTCGAGGTCGGCATCGTGCTGCTGATCCCGGTCGTGCTGATGGTCGCCAAGCGCGGCAACTACTCGCTGATGCGCATCGGCGTCCCGGCGCTGGCCGGTCTGTCCGTGATGCACGGTCTGGTCCCGCCGCACCCCGGCCCGCTGGTCGCGATCGACGCCGTCAAGGCGAACCTCGGCGTGACGCTGGCGCTCGGCGTGCTGGTGGCCATACCCACCGTGATCATCGCCGGTCCGGTGTTCTCCAAGGTCGCCGCCCGCTGGGTGGACGTCCCGGTCCCCGAGCGCATGATCCCCGCGCGCCCCTCCGAGGAACTGGAGAAGCGTCCCGGCTTCGGTGCCACGCTGGCCACCGTGCTGCTGCCGGTCGTCCTGATGCTGTCCAAGGCGCTGGTCGACATCATCGTCGACGACCCGACGAAGATGGTGCAGCGCGTCTTCGACGTGATCGGCTCCCCGCTCATCGCGCTGCTCTCGGCTGTGATCGTGGGCATCTTCACGCTGGGCCGCCCCGCCGGGTTCAGCAAGGAGCGGATCTCGCAGACCGTCGAGAAGGGCCTCGCTCCCATCGCGGCCATCCTGCTCATCGTCGGCGCCGGCGGCGGCTTCAAGCAGACGCTGATCGACTCCGGCGTGGGCCAGATGATCCTGGAGATCTCCAAGGACTGGTCGATACCCGCACTGTTGCTGGCCTGGCTGATCGCGGTGGCGATCCGGCTGGCGACGGGTTCCGCCACCGTGGCGACCATTTCGGCCGCCGGTCTGGTCGCCCCGCTCGCGGCCGACATGTCGACCACGCACGCCGCCCTGCTGGTACTGGCCATCGGCGCCGGCTCGCTCTTCTTCAGCCATGTCAACGACGCCGGATTCTGGCTGGTCAAGGAGTACTTCGGCCTGAGCGTCGGACAGACCCTCAAGACCTGGTCGGTCATGGAGACGATCATCTCGGTGGTTGCCGGGAGCCTGGTCCTGCTGCTGTCCCTCGTGATCTAG